One genomic window of Paenibacillus xylanilyticus includes the following:
- a CDS encoding carbohydrate ABC transporter permease, which yields MELQLELQSQRSPRRFFPNPAKLAVNALLLLFTASCIIPLLWIGYSSLKTQAEFANNILSLPSAPQFSNYWEAIKLTNMLQLSWNSARVTFLSVIGITAIAYVTGYITARLDFKGKRAMIFYYLFGMLVPIHALLVPIYLLFKNWGLADQWYTLIIPYIAFNLSLPIMLVSSYVMGIPREIEEAAAIDGLSFSGTMYRIILPIAVPVLTTVAILQFFSCWNEFSFALVLLNDESLRTVPLGMSYFKSQHSTNYPQLMAGMILSMLPVTIIYFVFSSRIIAGVMSGAIKG from the coding sequence ATGGAGTTACAACTGGAACTACAATCGCAGCGCAGTCCCCGTCGGTTCTTTCCTAATCCAGCCAAGCTGGCCGTAAACGCCTTGCTGCTGCTCTTTACCGCCAGCTGTATCATACCGCTGCTCTGGATCGGTTATTCATCATTGAAAACACAAGCAGAATTCGCCAACAATATTCTTAGTTTGCCAAGTGCACCGCAGTTTAGTAATTATTGGGAAGCGATTAAGCTGACGAATATGCTGCAGCTATCGTGGAACAGTGCGAGGGTCACCTTCCTGTCCGTCATTGGCATTACAGCAATTGCATATGTAACTGGCTATATTACGGCCCGGCTGGACTTCAAGGGGAAGAGAGCAATGATCTTTTATTACCTTTTCGGTATGTTGGTACCCATTCACGCTCTACTTGTTCCCATCTACCTGTTATTTAAAAATTGGGGGCTGGCAGATCAGTGGTATACGCTCATCATCCCCTATATTGCTTTTAACCTTTCTTTACCAATTATGCTGGTCAGCAGCTACGTGATGGGCATTCCAAGAGAAATTGAGGAAGCAGCAGCAATCGACGGTCTTAGCTTCAGTGGAACCATGTACCGTATTATCCTGCCGATAGCCGTACCTGTACTGACAACGGTCGCAATTCTACAATTTTTCTCCTGTTGGAATGAATTTTCATTTGCTCTCGTCCTGCTGAATGATGAGTCGCTGCGCACGGTTCCGCTCGGGATGTCCTATTTTAAGTCCCAGCACAGCACCAACTATCCACAGCTTATGGCCGGAATGATATTGTCAATGCTGCCTGTCACGATTATTTATTTTGTATTCAGTTCACGGATTATTGCCGGCGTTATGTCGGGAGCTATTAAGGGATAA
- a CDS encoding extracellular solute-binding protein, which translates to MNKRSFMLGLMVVASSVLSACGSGENEESAAESGNTITISLMHRYQESNIGKSPEDTAVLDGLKRFREDYPDIEIIEEQLQNEDYSIKAQALAAADDMPDVFIVPGSWMTNFVDNEIVLPLDKELDKRPEWRDGYRAGTLDAGTREGQIYGIPIAAGPTHLIYYNADLFASIGYDQFPASWTDLMDAGDKLAEKGINLFSYGDKSKGYAMSSWISALTDRINGPEWTESILNGDGAKFTDEGFIQGIGIMSELAKAGYLNKDLNSVDNDTMVNYYFEGRSAAFVSGIWSAMNIVNNAPDEIKASTRVAVFPGVENGLGNPLSSSGGAGVYYSVNSGVEAGEKLDAIMTMLEYMTGSDSAKLMAEVGGFPAYDPGDFDTGKLHPVALAAYEASAAADATKIFDLWFDASIVEVLNTGIQGVMAGSRTPEQLAEETQQAYETFLNQP; encoded by the coding sequence TTGAACAAACGGTCATTCATGCTGGGGTTAATGGTGGTGGCATCGTCTGTGCTTAGTGCTTGCGGAAGTGGAGAGAACGAGGAATCAGCAGCTGAAAGTGGCAATACCATTACGATATCGCTCATGCACAGGTATCAGGAATCTAATATCGGCAAAAGTCCGGAAGATACCGCAGTACTTGATGGACTGAAGCGGTTCAGAGAAGATTATCCGGATATCGAGATCATAGAGGAGCAGCTTCAGAACGAGGACTATTCCATTAAGGCTCAGGCACTGGCCGCGGCTGACGATATGCCTGACGTATTCATCGTACCCGGCTCATGGATGACCAATTTTGTGGACAACGAAATCGTGCTCCCGTTGGACAAGGAATTGGACAAACGCCCTGAATGGCGAGACGGTTACCGTGCTGGAACACTGGATGCCGGAACCCGTGAAGGCCAAATTTACGGGATACCCATTGCAGCAGGGCCTACGCATCTGATCTACTATAATGCTGATCTGTTCGCAAGCATCGGCTACGACCAGTTCCCAGCGAGCTGGACTGATCTGATGGATGCCGGAGACAAACTGGCCGAAAAAGGTATTAACCTGTTCTCCTACGGAGACAAGTCCAAGGGATACGCCATGTCCAGCTGGATCAGTGCGTTGACTGATCGGATCAACGGCCCGGAATGGACGGAGTCCATTTTGAACGGCGATGGTGCCAAATTTACCGATGAAGGTTTCATACAGGGAATTGGCATCATGAGTGAGCTGGCGAAAGCCGGTTATCTGAATAAGGACCTGAATTCTGTCGACAACGACACCATGGTTAACTATTACTTTGAAGGACGATCGGCTGCCTTTGTCAGCGGAATCTGGTCAGCAATGAATATCGTGAACAATGCTCCGGATGAGATTAAGGCGAGTACACGAGTTGCCGTCTTTCCGGGCGTCGAGAACGGACTTGGCAATCCACTCAGCTCTTCTGGAGGCGCCGGTGTCTATTATAGCGTTAACTCTGGGGTAGAAGCCGGAGAAAAGTTAGACGCCATCATGACGATGCTAGAATATATGACTGGTTCGGATAGCGCCAAGCTAATGGCAGAAGTCGGAGGATTCCCGGCCTATGATCCCGGAGACTTCGATACTGGTAAACTGCATCCGGTAGCCCTGGCTGCTTACGAGGCCAGCGCGGCAGCTGACGCAACTAAAATCTTTGACCTCTGGTTTGATGCGTCAATCGTAGAAGTGCTAAATACGGGGATTCAAGGTGTAATGGCTGGTTCCAGAACACCCGAGCAGCTGGCTGAGGAAACTCAACAAGCCTATGAGACTTTTTTAAATCAACCCTAA
- a CDS encoding DUF6282 family protein: MLTFDSNQEQPQNRTPDRTKWNESFYRRSMELPDELLIGAIDSHVHAGPVLNSNPGHLDPIQVAQEAAAAGMRSIVYYDVFGWASGMAWVVNRHVPGIHTYGGYLMNSCHAGMNPRSVKTALHMEEGCRFISFGSHCTRHSAERESTLIDGKLVPFKDVYPKFVEKELSVATSIPLEGPVPEALDEILSMVAEHPEVYLNTGHVSVPEALRLLDLAEQYGIAKVLIAHPVRGQMTIEEQKSTAARGAFLEACLVDWLYPDVPRTHYYVEREYMDMGAELGRFSNATKWMNTIREVGIDQFVLGTDYGIRAASTPVQGMRTMIASMLDYQFAPDDIYRMVATNPARLIGMNT, translated from the coding sequence ATGCTTACTTTTGATTCCAATCAAGAACAACCACAGAACCGGACTCCAGACCGTACCAAATGGAATGAATCCTTTTATCGGAGGTCAATGGAACTGCCAGATGAGCTTCTGATTGGTGCCATCGATAGTCATGTACATGCAGGGCCAGTGTTGAATTCTAACCCTGGGCATCTGGACCCGATTCAGGTAGCGCAGGAAGCCGCAGCTGCAGGCATGAGGAGTATTGTGTACTATGATGTATTCGGCTGGGCTTCAGGGATGGCCTGGGTAGTGAACCGTCATGTACCGGGTATTCACACGTATGGGGGTTATTTGATGAACTCCTGCCATGCCGGTATGAATCCGCGTTCCGTAAAAACCGCACTGCATATGGAAGAGGGCTGCCGCTTCATCAGCTTCGGTTCACATTGTACACGCCATTCCGCTGAGCGTGAGTCCACACTGATCGACGGCAAACTTGTTCCGTTTAAGGATGTTTATCCGAAGTTTGTGGAGAAAGAGCTGTCTGTGGCAACGTCGATACCGCTGGAAGGTCCTGTTCCAGAAGCGCTGGATGAGATCTTAAGCATGGTGGCAGAACATCCGGAGGTCTATCTGAATACGGGTCATGTATCTGTGCCGGAAGCGCTCCGTCTGCTGGATCTTGCAGAACAATACGGCATAGCGAAGGTGTTAATCGCTCATCCCGTCCGTGGACAAATGACAATCGAAGAGCAAAAATCGACTGCAGCCAGGGGTGCTTTTCTAGAGGCCTGTCTTGTGGATTGGCTGTATCCGGATGTTCCCCGGACCCACTACTATGTAGAACGAGAATATATGGATATGGGAGCTGAACTCGGCAGATTCTCGAATGCGACGAAATGGATGAATACCATCCGTGAAGTGGGGATCGATCAGTTCGTTCTTGGTACGGACTATGGGATCCGCGCGGCCTCAACGCCTGTGCAAGGGATGAGAACAATGATTGCCAGCATGCTCGATTATCAATTCGCTCCGGATGATATTTACCGGATGGTAGCTACAAATCCGGCAAGGCTTATCGGCATGAACACATAG
- a CDS encoding carbohydrate ABC transporter permease, producing MGKALRPRGWVLVAYLLPGLLIYSFVVLVPILAALRDSFYSWTGGPKKTYIGTGNYKEILQDDVFWHSFLNNVLMTAYGLIGQVGFGFVFALLLMSKMVKLKGLHRTMSYFPSTLAPVIIAFLWMLVYNYNYGLLNAGLTKLGLGALVQSWLDLTGPIVLLASIPLSWQNIGFFTLLMLAGLSTINKEVLEVAELDGATGVRKAWYIIIPLAKPTLVVASLLCIANNMRGFEHIYALTGGGPGNSSSVMALYAYETSFLRFRYGYGSALAIAIITLTMLMILLSTLILQRRNHSKGGA from the coding sequence ATGGGCAAGGCGCTGCGACCAAGAGGCTGGGTGCTTGTGGCATATCTGCTTCCGGGTCTTCTTATCTATTCATTTGTCGTGCTGGTTCCCATACTTGCTGCTCTTCGAGACAGCTTCTACTCCTGGACAGGAGGTCCCAAAAAAACGTACATCGGCACGGGAAACTACAAGGAAATTCTTCAGGATGATGTGTTCTGGCATTCCTTTCTGAACAATGTGCTGATGACAGCTTATGGCTTGATTGGACAAGTAGGGTTCGGTTTTGTTTTTGCTCTGCTGCTGATGTCCAAGATGGTAAAACTAAAAGGGCTGCATCGGACAATGAGTTATTTCCCCTCTACACTTGCCCCGGTAATTATCGCTTTTCTATGGATGCTGGTCTACAACTATAACTACGGTTTACTCAATGCCGGACTAACCAAGCTTGGCCTGGGTGCATTGGTGCAATCCTGGCTGGATCTGACAGGACCAATCGTTCTGCTGGCCTCCATACCTCTGTCTTGGCAAAACATCGGGTTCTTCACACTGCTTATGCTCGCAGGGTTATCGACAATCAATAAGGAAGTTCTGGAGGTTGCTGAACTGGATGGAGCAACAGGAGTTCGCAAAGCCTGGTATATCATCATTCCTCTGGCCAAACCTACCCTGGTCGTTGCTTCACTGCTCTGTATTGCCAACAATATGCGCGGGTTCGAGCATATCTACGCACTGACCGGAGGCGGTCCGGGCAACTCTTCTTCGGTGATGGCGCTATACGCGTATGAAACGTCTTTCCTGCGTTTCCGGTATGGATACGGTTCTGCGCTCGCCATAGCCATCATTACGCTCACCATGCTTATGATCCTACTATCCACACTTATACTCCAGCGCCGTAATCACTCCAAGGGAGGTGCGTAA
- a CDS encoding sporulation protein YjcZ, with protein sequence MSGYSNGNVGGIGGGYGGFTSIGAILVLFILLVIISKAFLV encoded by the coding sequence ATGAGTGGATACAGCAATGGTAATGTAGGCGGAATTGGTGGGGGATATGGTGGTTTTACGTCCATTGGTGCAATTCTGGTACTATTTATTTTGTTAGTCATCATCTCCAAAGCTTTCTTAGTATAA
- the ppsA gene encoding phosphoenolpyruvate synthase, whose product MNSLVLGFQEIDHTQLGLVGGKGLHLGLLSKLEGIHVPEGFCVTTVGYQAAIKQNKGVHALLDQLSELKVEDRERVNEIRKEIQQVILEAAIPSDVMKAVVQSLSRFGEDHAYAVRSSATAEDLPHASFAGQQDTYLNIVGTEAILEHIRKCWASLFTERAVIYRMQNGFDHRQVYLSVVVQKMVFPQASGILFTADPITCNRKLISIDASFGLGEALVSGLVSADGYQVKDGEIVSKRIETKKVAMYGRKEGGTETKQVPLEQQKTQTLTDQQILQLARLGRQLEEHFGCPQDIEWCMDDDTFYMVQSRPITTLYPIPEAHDEENHVYVSVGHQQMMTDPIKPLGMSIWKLTGNPSMFKTGGGRLFVDITKGLSTSAGRQNLLGVLGHSDPLIKDALMTIIERGDFIPLDPTDKSEQGPIKSHKGMSPADILEEAGSDSAIVAALIQSSETSVSELKHTMQTKAGLDVFDCILEDMQQRKKRSSDSKNLSVIMAAFHASAWINDKMDEWLGEKNAADTLSLSVPHNITSEMGMELLDVADVIRPYPKIIEYLQQVRDDHFMDKLVQFEGGQQAYEAISAFLNKYGMRCAGEIDITRTRWSEKPSVLIPMILSNIKNLEPGASKQKFEQGRQEAWSKEQDILARLKQLPGGQQKARETKQMIDLIRNFIGYREYPKYDIVSRYSVYKQALLKEAEQLVQAHVLREKEDIFYLSFEELQEAVRTMKLDYEVVDKRKNDYQLYEKLTPPRVITSDGEIITGKYKRGDIPAEAVVGLAVSSGVIEGRARVILNMEEADLEDGDILVTTFTDPSWTPLFLSIKGLVTEVGGLMTHGAVIAREYGLPAVVGVENATKWIKDGQRIRLHGTEGYIELLS is encoded by the coding sequence ATGAATTCACTGGTTCTTGGTTTTCAGGAAATAGATCACACTCAGCTTGGGTTGGTCGGTGGAAAAGGGCTGCACTTAGGGTTGTTATCCAAATTGGAAGGGATTCACGTGCCTGAAGGGTTTTGTGTCACAACGGTGGGATACCAAGCGGCGATCAAACAGAATAAAGGGGTTCATGCATTGTTGGATCAGCTGTCTGAGCTTAAGGTAGAAGATCGAGAACGGGTTAATGAAATCCGTAAGGAGATCCAACAGGTCATCTTGGAAGCAGCCATTCCTTCCGATGTTATGAAAGCAGTTGTCCAATCTCTCTCTCGCTTTGGTGAGGATCATGCCTATGCGGTGCGCTCAAGTGCAACTGCTGAAGACTTACCCCATGCTTCTTTTGCTGGTCAACAAGACACGTATTTGAATATCGTCGGCACAGAAGCCATCTTGGAACATATCCGCAAATGCTGGGCATCTCTATTTACAGAACGCGCGGTAATTTACCGGATGCAGAATGGATTTGACCATAGGCAGGTCTATTTATCTGTTGTGGTTCAAAAAATGGTGTTCCCGCAGGCATCAGGGATATTGTTTACTGCGGATCCGATCACTTGCAATCGGAAACTGATCTCGATCGATGCCAGTTTCGGACTTGGAGAGGCGCTTGTTTCCGGCCTGGTGTCGGCTGATGGTTACCAAGTTAAGGATGGGGAAATCGTCAGCAAGCGAATTGAAACCAAAAAAGTAGCAATGTATGGACGGAAGGAAGGCGGAACAGAGACCAAGCAGGTCCCCCTTGAGCAGCAAAAGACGCAAACACTTACGGATCAACAGATTTTACAACTCGCACGTTTGGGTAGACAGCTCGAAGAACATTTCGGATGCCCCCAAGACATCGAATGGTGTATGGACGATGATACATTTTACATGGTTCAGAGCCGCCCCATCACCACATTATATCCGATTCCTGAAGCACATGATGAGGAAAATCACGTGTACGTATCTGTTGGTCATCAGCAAATGATGACAGATCCAATCAAACCATTAGGAATGTCCATCTGGAAGCTAACGGGAAACCCCTCCATGTTTAAAACGGGTGGTGGAAGGTTGTTTGTCGATATTACCAAGGGTCTGTCTACCTCGGCGGGAAGGCAGAATTTGCTGGGTGTCTTGGGACACTCCGACCCGCTTATAAAAGATGCATTAATGACCATTATTGAGCGAGGAGATTTTATACCACTGGACCCGACTGACAAAAGCGAACAGGGACCTATAAAAAGCCATAAGGGCATGTCTCCTGCGGATATTTTAGAAGAGGCAGGAAGCGATTCGGCCATTGTTGCTGCGTTGATACAGAGTAGTGAGACATCGGTATCTGAGTTGAAGCATACGATGCAAACGAAAGCGGGATTGGACGTATTTGATTGCATTCTGGAAGATATGCAGCAGCGGAAGAAGCGTTCTTCCGACTCGAAAAATTTGAGTGTAATCATGGCTGCTTTCCACGCATCCGCATGGATCAATGACAAGATGGATGAATGGTTAGGCGAAAAAAACGCTGCAGACACCCTTTCCTTGTCTGTACCTCATAACATTACTTCGGAAATGGGTATGGAGCTGCTGGATGTTGCCGATGTGATTCGTCCCTATCCGAAAATCATTGAATACTTACAACAAGTAAGAGATGATCATTTTATGGATAAACTGGTTCAATTCGAAGGCGGGCAGCAAGCATATGAAGCTATTTCTGCTTTTCTCAATAAATATGGAATGCGATGTGCCGGGGAGATTGATATTACTCGGACTCGATGGAGTGAAAAACCGAGTGTGCTGATACCCATGATCCTCAGTAATATCAAGAACCTTGAGCCTGGAGCCAGCAAACAGAAGTTTGAACAAGGACGACAGGAAGCTTGGTCAAAAGAACAGGACATATTAGCCCGTTTGAAGCAATTACCTGGCGGCCAACAGAAAGCAAGAGAAACAAAACAAATGATTGACCTGATCCGCAATTTCATTGGTTATCGTGAATATCCGAAATACGACATTGTTAGTCGTTACTCCGTTTATAAGCAAGCTTTGCTTAAGGAAGCGGAACAACTCGTCCAAGCCCATGTTCTTCGTGAAAAGGAGGATATATTCTATCTTTCATTTGAAGAGCTGCAGGAAGCTGTGCGCACGATGAAACTGGATTACGAGGTCGTTGACAAGCGGAAAAATGATTACCAATTGTATGAAAAACTAACTCCACCACGAGTGATCACGTCGGATGGCGAAATAATTACAGGCAAGTACAAACGTGGGGACATTCCTGCTGAAGCTGTTGTGGGTCTCGCTGTATCTTCAGGCGTGATCGAAGGGCGGGCGCGTGTCATTCTGAATATGGAGGAGGCGGATCTGGAAGATGGAGATATACTTGTGACCACTTTTACCGATCCCAGCTGGACTCCATTGTTTTTATCCATAAAAGGCTTGGTTACGGAGGTGGGTGGACTGATGACTCATGGGGCTGTTATCGCACGTGAATACGGCTTACCTGCCGTTGTTGGAGTGGAGAATGCGACCAAATGGATAAAAGATGGGCAGCGAATTCGTTTACACGGAACTGAAGGGTATATCGAATTGCTGTCGTAA
- a CDS encoding TetR/AcrR family transcriptional regulator: MNQEISLRELKKAKNKIALYEAGLSLMKDRMFSQVMIEDICKTAEISKVTFFKFYQRKEDLLIYFMRVWLTERMIEIEQEEKKGFQAFRHLLSRVAEEHQVRPGMMPSLISFLAEQNMQPCMPELSQAEVSLLFPGHEEAGSQSPNMFVLFQQFMKEEQQVGKLNNSLTLEQSVQICFTIFYGAFLTAQLYNSADISRFYDTHLGLLEI, translated from the coding sequence ATGAATCAGGAGATCTCACTAAGGGAATTAAAAAAAGCCAAGAACAAAATCGCGTTATATGAAGCGGGATTATCCTTAATGAAGGATCGAATGTTCAGCCAGGTCATGATTGAGGACATCTGCAAAACTGCAGAAATATCCAAGGTCACCTTTTTCAAGTTTTATCAACGTAAAGAGGATTTGCTGATTTATTTTATGCGGGTTTGGCTTACTGAACGGATGATCGAGATCGAACAGGAAGAGAAAAAAGGATTCCAGGCATTCCGCCATTTGCTGTCCAGGGTTGCTGAGGAGCATCAAGTAAGGCCGGGGATGATGCCGAGTTTGATTTCCTTTCTAGCAGAACAGAACATGCAGCCTTGTATGCCTGAACTGAGTCAAGCGGAAGTATCACTTCTCTTTCCAGGTCACGAGGAAGCGGGGAGTCAATCGCCTAATATGTTCGTTTTATTTCAACAGTTCATGAAGGAAGAACAACAAGTGGGTAAGCTCAACAACTCTCTCACCTTGGAGCAATCGGTACAGATCTGCTTCACCATTTTCTATGGTGCGTTTCTGACGGCTCAACTGTACAATTCAGCGGATATTAGCCGCTTTTATGATACGCATCTGGGTCTGCTTGAAATATAG
- a CDS encoding DUF4188 domain-containing protein, producing MAKVIAGRYSAQMEGSFVVFVIGFRINKWWAVHKWLPVMNSMSPMLQELYRNKEELGFMDGSYHFSGRGLTLIQYWRSFEHLEHYARHGANHLKAWRDFNRKVGTGGDVGIFHETYLVPEGQYECVYNNMPTFGLAKAGAHVPATGRRETASRRLGREGEPAVPTPPNP from the coding sequence ATGGCTAAAGTGATCGCAGGTCGTTATAGCGCACAGATGGAAGGTTCCTTCGTAGTTTTCGTGATTGGTTTTCGGATTAACAAATGGTGGGCGGTACATAAATGGCTGCCTGTTATGAATTCCATGTCCCCTATGCTTCAGGAGCTGTATCGAAACAAGGAGGAGCTAGGGTTCATGGATGGTTCCTATCATTTTTCAGGCCGTGGACTTACACTCATTCAATATTGGAGGAGCTTTGAACACCTGGAGCACTATGCCCGACATGGAGCTAACCACCTGAAGGCATGGAGGGATTTCAACCGCAAAGTTGGAACTGGGGGAGATGTAGGAATTTTCCACGAAACCTATCTGGTTCCTGAAGGGCAATATGAATGTGTTTACAACAATATGCCGACCTTTGGATTGGCAAAAGCGGGAGCCCACGTTCCGGCAACAGGGCGTAGAGAAACGGCAAGCAGGCGGCTTGGCCGCGAAGGAGAGCCGGCTGTTCCGACACCTCCGAATCCTTAG
- a CDS encoding GntR family transcriptional regulator has protein sequence MTKGKEREIYRDIKLAITQHKLLPNSQLVEDALAEAFEVSRTPIRNVLRRLEMEKLVTVIPYRGAFVSCPSVDEAREVFEMRRVIETSMVRKLCATVKPEQLVPIETLIREEHQASHEGDIVGALDVTVDIHLKLAELSDNYYYYHFLEELISLTSVIIALYGTDQSFCHDHVDLLAAIQQQDGEQAARIMTEHLWQIERSLNFTETAPNVLNFKEIFQK, from the coding sequence ATGACTAAAGGAAAGGAGAGGGAAATCTACCGGGACATCAAACTGGCGATCACACAGCACAAGCTGCTGCCGAACTCCCAACTGGTGGAGGATGCACTGGCCGAAGCTTTTGAGGTCAGCCGCACACCAATCCGAAACGTGCTGAGAAGGCTCGAAATGGAGAAGCTGGTCACGGTTATACCTTATCGGGGAGCTTTTGTCTCTTGTCCTAGTGTTGATGAAGCGAGAGAAGTTTTTGAAATGCGTAGGGTTATCGAAACCTCCATGGTTCGAAAGTTATGCGCAACCGTGAAGCCGGAGCAGTTAGTCCCTATCGAGACGCTGATCCGGGAGGAGCATCAGGCTAGCCATGAAGGCGATATCGTTGGCGCATTGGATGTCACGGTTGATATACACCTTAAGCTCGCGGAACTATCGGATAACTATTACTACTATCATTTTCTCGAGGAGTTGATCTCACTCACCTCTGTCATCATTGCCTTATATGGGACGGATCAGAGCTTCTGCCATGATCATGTAGACTTGCTAGCGGCAATTCAGCAGCAAGATGGTGAGCAGGCAGCTCGCATTATGACAGAGCATCTCTGGCAAATCGAACGATCGTTAAATTTCACAGAAACGGCGCCCAATGTCCTGAATTTTAAAGAGATTTTTCAGAAGTGA
- the allB gene encoding allantoinase AllB encodes MKSATSHDLVITGGTIVTEAAVERKDIGIRNGLIAEIADNIDPSGGQIIEAHGLTVMPGVIDTHVHFNEPGLESWEGFQTGSAALAAGGGTCFLDMPLNAVPPTITVRALQQKRDRAAGKTYADYGFWGGLMPGYLQELPLLADAGVIGFKAFMSSPGDKDKDGFRRSDDETLREGMRMIAETGKLLALHAEHEPTIARLTREARSLGRFDPASYTASRPIEAEVEAVEKALRYAAESGCRLHFVHISSESAAKRIREARLAGVDVTLETCPHYLCLTDNDFAVMGAVAKCAPPLRDAEEQGKLWYRLQGGWFDFLSSDHSPCPAGMKTGDDMFETWGGIAGVQSTLELMLDEGYLKRGVPLPMLARLLSGAPAERFGLDQAKGRIALNCDADLALVDLNAPYTLKASDLYQKHRHSPYIGRSFGCKVKMTLLRGQLTYSEASPFPNHGTGREFSVVCPGEVNISS; translated from the coding sequence ATGAAATCCGCAACATCGCATGATCTAGTCATTACAGGCGGAACGATCGTTACAGAAGCAGCCGTTGAGCGAAAGGATATCGGTATTAGGAATGGATTGATTGCTGAAATCGCAGATAACATTGATCCTTCGGGGGGCCAAATCATTGAAGCACATGGATTGACCGTGATGCCTGGTGTCATCGACACTCATGTACATTTTAATGAGCCGGGTCTGGAATCCTGGGAAGGATTTCAGACGGGTTCCGCTGCTCTGGCCGCCGGAGGAGGAACGTGCTTTCTGGATATGCCGCTCAATGCTGTTCCTCCTACAATTACAGTTCGTGCACTTCAGCAAAAAAGAGACCGCGCGGCAGGTAAAACGTATGCAGACTATGGATTTTGGGGAGGACTTATGCCCGGTTATCTTCAGGAGCTGCCGCTGTTGGCTGACGCCGGAGTCATCGGTTTCAAAGCCTTCATGTCTTCTCCGGGGGACAAGGATAAGGACGGATTTCGTCGGTCAGACGACGAAACCCTCAGAGAAGGGATGAGAATGATTGCGGAGACAGGCAAGCTGCTGGCACTCCATGCTGAACATGAGCCTACTATTGCAAGACTCACTCGTGAAGCCCGCAGCTTGGGACGGTTCGACCCGGCGAGCTATACAGCTTCACGTCCGATAGAGGCAGAGGTGGAAGCAGTGGAAAAGGCGCTGCGCTATGCAGCCGAGAGCGGATGCCGATTGCATTTTGTCCACATTAGCAGTGAATCTGCTGCAAAACGAATCCGTGAAGCCCGTCTAGCGGGAGTTGATGTAACCCTGGAGACTTGTCCGCACTATCTATGTCTGACCGACAATGATTTTGCAGTCATGGGTGCTGTAGCTAAATGTGCACCTCCACTGCGTGATGCGGAAGAACAGGGGAAGCTATGGTACAGGTTACAGGGAGGCTGGTTCGACTTTTTATCTTCGGATCATTCACCCTGCCCAGCCGGCATGAAGACAGGGGATGATATGTTTGAAACGTGGGGCGGCATTGCCGGTGTACAGAGCACGTTGGAGTTGATGCTGGATGAAGGGTATCTGAAAAGGGGAGTTCCCCTTCCAATGCTGGCGCGTCTGTTGTCTGGTGCCCCAGCCGAACGATTCGGACTGGATCAGGCGAAGGGACGCATTGCATTGAACTGCGATGCCGACCTGGCCCTGGTTGACCTAAATGCTCCCTACACACTTAAAGCATCAGACCTCTATCAGAAGCATCGTCATTCCCCTTACATTGGCCGCAGCTTTGGCTGTAAAGTTAAGATGACACTGCTGCGCGGCCAGTTGACGTATAGTGAAGCGTCGCCATTTCCTAACCATGGTACCGGCAGGGAATTCAGTGTTGTCTGCCCGGGAGAGGTGAACATAAGTAGCTAG
- a CDS encoding PucR family transcriptional regulator encodes MTAKAGRLSAVQEDLLRLVQDIPREQMQQYVDRYIGSLLTVEGYDPELLQTLETYAICNGHINEMSSRLYIHRNTAAYRLEKLERLIGIPLKETENLLLLNLVFLFRRLLDAEKANASANSLITLDYSSRYRTS; translated from the coding sequence ATGACCGCAAAAGCTGGTAGATTGTCTGCCGTTCAGGAAGATCTTCTCCGGTTGGTTCAAGATATTCCGCGAGAGCAAATGCAACAATATGTCGACCGCTATATTGGCAGCCTGCTTACAGTAGAAGGTTATGATCCTGAGCTTCTACAGACACTGGAAACGTACGCAATTTGTAATGGCCACATCAATGAAATGTCCTCCAGGTTGTACATTCACCGCAATACAGCAGCTTACCGACTGGAGAAGTTGGAACGGCTAATAGGTATTCCGCTTAAAGAAACCGAAAACCTGCTGCTGCTAAATCTGGTGTTCCTATTCCGCCGCCTGCTTGATGCAGAAAAGGCCAATGCGTCTGCCAACAGCCTAATTACTCTGGACTATTCAAGCCGTTATCGCACATCATAG